One window of Desulfobacca acetoxidans DSM 11109 genomic DNA carries:
- a CDS encoding TonB-dependent receptor plug domain-containing protein — MFFAGGKQWLSGALVIVGLWSWPVVVKAEPVGVTTEVQEEGTLTEVEKEPGKSDSVQMESVVVTATRTETPVFETSLPVNVIRRGQIEREQPISIAEIFKREAGLDASTTGPGSVRPMIRGLFDDRVLVLVDGIRLSEQRGGGSHRLSIDPYQIEKIEVVRGPGSVLYGSDAIGGVINIITRQAKVEDRPGRRSEFSLSGGVDNACDGLEQNTVCQGGYNNVNLFLNSIYRNTSDINTPSGNLPHSFYRGFTLSGSGAIAWPQSELTFSAWGTEGDIGIPNRTAQESYFKDEVHAMAQGSYRHYDISEYCPEIRVDAAFQRHQRHMQILNPTPATSDLDILLNINTWNLQPQANLTWGDRHRFTTGLQFFREDASSTRDRWLLTAGGWTPSPLPGVIPDSDRTGLGMYVQDEFTLTDRLSLTPGIRFDWIRAAAGESPLHPVGSSSADDSAVSGNLGMVYRLTPHLNLVANAGRAFRAPTLLERFFYGPHQDTVDIGNPDLKPETSFNLDVGLKANFSRFQGSLSFFRNEISDYIIKRDTGVFDPVSGLEIARWENVGRALLYGAEAEGAYILGAGFSLFANLSYVRGKDQTASTDLPDIPPFKSNYGLRYQAAVRSDWDVWTEFAGLTVSRQGQVAPSERPSGGYTTLTWSTETCYKKTVRLSLMVANLTNKSYHDHLSRVTWMNEQPGRNVRFNVSFAF, encoded by the coding sequence ATGTTCTTTGCTGGGGGTAAACAATGGTTATCCGGAGCTTTGGTCATTGTCGGTCTGTGGAGCTGGCCGGTTGTGGTCAAGGCGGAACCTGTAGGAGTTACAACCGAAGTTCAAGAAGAGGGAACGCTGACAGAAGTCGAGAAGGAGCCGGGAAAATCGGATTCGGTTCAGATGGAATCAGTAGTAGTTACTGCTACCCGCACCGAAACCCCGGTTTTTGAGACCTCCCTGCCCGTGAATGTAATCCGGCGTGGGCAGATTGAACGCGAGCAGCCGATCTCTATAGCCGAAATCTTTAAGAGGGAAGCCGGCCTGGATGCCTCAACCACTGGACCCGGCAGCGTGCGGCCGATGATTCGCGGACTCTTTGACGACCGGGTGCTTGTTTTGGTGGACGGCATCCGACTCTCGGAGCAACGGGGCGGCGGTAGCCATCGTCTCTCCATCGATCCATACCAGATCGAAAAAATAGAGGTGGTAAGGGGTCCTGGTTCAGTACTCTATGGGTCGGATGCCATCGGTGGGGTGATCAATATCATCACCCGGCAGGCGAAGGTTGAAGATCGCCCTGGCCGGCGTTCGGAATTCTCCCTGAGCGGAGGGGTAGATAATGCCTGTGACGGATTGGAGCAGAATACTGTCTGTCAAGGTGGCTACAATAACGTCAATCTATTTTTAAACAGTATTTATCGTAATACCAGTGATATCAATACCCCCAGCGGCAATCTGCCTCACAGCTTCTACCGGGGTTTTACCCTGAGCGGCAGCGGCGCCATCGCCTGGCCGCAGAGCGAATTGACCTTTTCGGCCTGGGGGACCGAAGGTGATATCGGAATTCCCAACCGAACCGCGCAAGAGAGTTATTTTAAAGACGAGGTTCATGCTATGGCCCAGGGAAGTTATCGCCATTACGATATATCGGAGTACTGTCCCGAAATCCGGGTGGACGCGGCGTTCCAACGTCATCAGCGCCACATGCAGATACTCAATCCCACCCCTGCAACCTCAGATCTGGATATCCTGCTCAACATCAATACCTGGAATCTGCAGCCGCAGGCCAATCTTACCTGGGGAGACCGGCATCGTTTTACCACGGGCTTGCAATTCTTCCGGGAAGACGCCTCCTCCACCCGAGACCGTTGGCTGCTTACTGCGGGCGGTTGGACGCCCAGCCCGCTCCCCGGAGTGATCCCTGATTCTGACCGCACCGGACTTGGCATGTATGTTCAGGACGAATTTACCCTGACCGACCGTCTTTCATTGACTCCAGGGATACGGTTTGATTGGATCAGGGCTGCGGCCGGGGAATCGCCCCTGCATCCGGTCGGGAGTAGCAGCGCAGATGATAGTGCGGTGAGCGGCAATCTCGGGATGGTGTATCGACTCACCCCCCACCTTAATTTAGTTGCCAATGCCGGGCGGGCTTTTCGAGCGCCCACCCTCCTGGAACGGTTTTTTTATGGACCGCACCAGGATACAGTGGATATCGGCAATCCGGATTTAAAGCCCGAAACCAGTTTCAATCTGGATGTCGGGTTGAAGGCGAATTTTTCCCGCTTTCAAGGTTCATTGAGTTTTTTTCGCAACGAAATCTCCGATTACATCATTAAACGCGACACCGGCGTTTTTGACCCGGTAAGCGGTCTGGAGATTGCCAGATGGGAGAACGTCGGGCGAGCCTTGCTCTACGGGGCCGAGGCCGAAGGGGCGTATATTCTGGGTGCCGGGTTTTCCCTCTTCGCCAACCTGAGCTATGTGCGCGGCAAAGACCAGACAGCGTCCACCGACCTACCGGATATTCCTCCCTTTAAAAGTAATTATGGTTTGCGTTATCAAGCCGCGGTGCGGTCAGATTGGGATGTCTGGACTGAATTTGCCGGCCTGACGGTTTCCCGCCAGGGTCAGGTGGCACCGTCGGAGCGGCCCAGCGGAGGATACACCACCCTTACCTGGTCAACCGAGACCTGCTATAAAAAAACCGTCCGCCTGAGTCTGATGGTGGCCAATCTCACCAATAAAAGCTACCATGACCATCTCTCGCGGGTGACCTGGATGAACGAACAGCCGGGCCGCAATGTCCGATTTAATGTCAGCTTTGCATTTTAG
- the mutS gene encoding DNA mismatch repair protein MutS: MSADAPDKITPMLRQYLDIKARHSEGLLLFQMGDFYELFFQDAQTAAQDLNIALTSRSRAEEEAIPMAGFPLHAAEVYISRLLEQGHRLVICDQVETPAQAKGLVRREVTRILTRGVIVDPDKLAAKEANFLAAAIWQGRKWGIALAELSTGDFRLTEGQNLEAMWEELYRLRPVELLLPNSCQTEDFSVSFAWLNPSPSLQYRSGEDFHLEAATRRLQRHLGTLFLDGFGLAGYSLGLQAAGAILCYLEENRTGTPRHLTSLIPYAQSDYLGLDEATIRNLEIFENFRTRSRPNSLLDIVDSTQTPMGGRKLAQWLRYPLKQLTAIQERLAVVSFYKEQSLLRQKWRDLLKGLVDLERLTARIVLEQATPRDLIALKNSLAQLPALRCLLPPELPPLAANLAAELEDLTDVHDAIKAALRPEPPLSIKEGGIFQEGYNTELDELISLTRRDKDWIARLEAREKELTGIGSLKVRYNKVFGYYLEVSKANLHLVPEYFIRKQTLVNAERFITAELKEYESRLLGAEEARKDLELQLFQELRRQIGQEAARLKKVADALATLDVLAALADIAARRQYACPRLQEGRGIRIVQGRHPVIEQVLPPGGFVPNDIDLNDRATLMIVTGPNMAGKSTILRQVALIALMAQIGSFVPAAAADIGVVDRIFTRVGAVDDIGRGQSTFLVEMHETANILHQATPRSLVVLDEIGRGTSTFDGLSLAWAVAEYLHDLAGEGVLTLFATHYHELTALSRLKPRVHNLQVAVAEASGDIVFLHQLRPGAANKSYGIQVARLAGVPAPVIARAQEVLENIEAGTLDQVGFPRLARPRRRLPVGDVGQLGLFASPEQSSS; the protein is encoded by the coding sequence ATGAGTGCGGATGCGCCTGATAAGATTACTCCCATGCTGCGGCAGTATCTGGATATTAAGGCCCGGCATTCCGAAGGCCTGCTGCTCTTCCAGATGGGGGATTTCTATGAACTCTTTTTTCAGGATGCTCAGACCGCAGCTCAGGATCTGAATATCGCCCTTACCAGTCGCAGTCGGGCTGAAGAAGAGGCCATCCCCATGGCCGGGTTCCCACTGCACGCCGCCGAAGTCTATATCTCCCGCCTGCTGGAGCAGGGGCACCGGTTGGTTATCTGCGACCAGGTGGAAACCCCGGCCCAGGCCAAGGGTCTGGTGCGGCGGGAGGTGACCCGCATCCTGACCAGGGGGGTGATTGTCGATCCGGATAAATTGGCGGCCAAGGAAGCCAATTTTCTGGCAGCCGCCATCTGGCAGGGGAGGAAGTGGGGGATAGCCTTGGCGGAACTGTCCACCGGGGATTTTCGATTGACTGAGGGACAGAACCTGGAGGCCATGTGGGAAGAACTTTATCGTCTGCGGCCGGTGGAGTTGCTGCTGCCGAATAGCTGCCAGACAGAAGATTTTTCGGTATCGTTTGCCTGGCTTAACCCTTCCCCCAGCCTGCAATACCGCTCCGGTGAGGACTTTCACCTGGAGGCCGCCACCCGGCGTCTGCAACGCCATCTGGGAACCCTTTTTCTAGACGGTTTCGGCCTAGCCGGCTACTCTCTCGGATTGCAAGCGGCCGGGGCTATTCTGTGCTACCTGGAGGAAAACCGCACCGGGACCCCGCGACACCTCACCTCCTTAATTCCTTATGCACAATCGGATTACCTGGGGCTGGATGAAGCCACCATCCGTAACCTGGAAATCTTTGAGAATTTCCGCACGCGCAGCCGGCCCAATTCTCTGCTGGACATCGTAGACTCCACCCAAACGCCCATGGGAGGCCGTAAGCTGGCCCAATGGTTGCGTTATCCCTTAAAACAGCTAACTGCCATTCAGGAGCGTCTGGCGGTGGTGTCCTTTTATAAAGAACAATCCCTTCTGCGGCAGAAATGGCGGGATTTATTGAAAGGCCTGGTCGATCTGGAGCGCCTCACGGCCCGGATCGTTTTGGAACAGGCTACCCCCCGTGACCTCATTGCTTTGAAGAACTCTTTGGCTCAACTCCCTGCCCTTCGCTGCCTGCTGCCGCCGGAGCTGCCGCCCTTGGCCGCTAATCTAGCCGCAGAATTGGAAGATCTGACCGACGTTCATGACGCCATCAAGGCCGCCTTAAGGCCTGAGCCACCGTTAAGCATTAAGGAAGGGGGGATCTTTCAGGAGGGGTATAATACCGAATTGGACGAGCTTATCTCCCTGACCAGGCGGGATAAGGACTGGATTGCCCGGTTGGAAGCCCGGGAGAAAGAGCTTACCGGCATCGGCTCCCTGAAGGTGCGCTATAATAAGGTGTTCGGCTATTATCTGGAGGTATCCAAGGCTAATCTGCACCTGGTGCCGGAGTACTTTATCCGGAAGCAGACCCTGGTGAACGCCGAACGGTTTATTACGGCGGAATTGAAGGAGTATGAGTCCCGACTGCTGGGCGCCGAAGAGGCCAGGAAAGACCTGGAGCTTCAGCTTTTTCAGGAATTGCGGCGACAGATCGGCCAGGAGGCGGCGCGCTTGAAAAAAGTTGCCGATGCCCTGGCAACGTTGGATGTCCTGGCGGCTTTGGCTGACATCGCGGCGCGTCGCCAATATGCCTGTCCCCGGTTGCAGGAGGGGCGTGGTATCCGCATTGTTCAAGGACGGCATCCGGTCATTGAGCAGGTCCTCCCGCCCGGCGGGTTTGTGCCCAATGATATCGATCTCAACGACCGGGCGACTCTGATGATTGTTACCGGGCCGAATATGGCGGGCAAATCAACCATTCTGCGGCAGGTGGCCCTCATTGCGCTCATGGCTCAGATCGGCAGTTTTGTCCCGGCGGCGGCGGCCGACATCGGGGTGGTGGATCGCATCTTTACGCGGGTGGGGGCGGTGGATGACATCGGCCGGGGGCAGAGCACCTTTTTGGTGGAGATGCACGAGACTGCCAATATCCTGCATCAGGCTACCCCTCGCAGTCTGGTGGTGTTGGACGAGATCGGCCGGGGCACCAGTACCTTTGACGGCCTGTCGCTGGCCTGGGCGGTAGCGGAATATCTGCACGATCTTGCCGGGGAAGGGGTTCTGACCCTGTTTGCTACTCATTACCATGAGCTCACTGCCCTCAGCCGCTTGAAACCTCGCGTTCACAACCTTCAGGTGGCAGTGGCGGAGGCATCCGGTGATATTGTCTTCCTGCACCAGTTGCGGCCGGGTGCCGCCAACAAGAGCTATGGGATTCAGGTAGCCCGACTGGCGGGTGTCCCGGCCCCGGTGATTGCCCGCGCCCAGGAGGTCTTGGAGAACATTGAAGCCGGGACCCTGGATCAGGTCGGCTTCCCGCGCCTGGCCCGCCCCCGCCGAAGGTTGCCGGTGGGAGATGTCGGCCAACTCGGACTGTTTGCTTCGCCTGAGCAGTCTTCTTCCTAG
- the dnaE gene encoding DNA polymerase III subunit alpha gives MATPGFVHLHVHTAYSLLDGAIRLNDLIDTALSMEMPAVAITDHGNMFGVVEFYTKAEKAGLKPIIGCELYVAPGSRLEKSGKKGDNYHLVLLAENLTGYQNLLKLVSKANLEGFYYKPRVDRELLADHAEGLIALSACLHGVVAAHVVADDLKTAEIAAREYGEIFPGRFYLEVQANDLTEQQKVNAALLEMAPRLGLPVVATNDCHYLRPEDARAHDVLLCIQTGKTINTTKRMRFSTDQLFFKSPVQMAAAFPDRPDLLEASLEIANRCQLELPLGEFHFPVFPLENGQTMEAQLQQEARRGLEHRLHQWQLSGAWPMEKIQHYRARMEEELALLCQMGFAGYFLVVADFIRYARKRHIPVGPGRGSAAGSLVACALEITDLDPIAYGLFFERFLNPERKSMPDIDVDFCFERRGEIIDYVARKYGKEHVGQIITFGSMKTRQVIRDVGRALDLPYPEADKIAKLVPDVLKINLRTALEKEPRLREARDADENIREVLTIAAALEGLPRHASTHAAGVVIADKPLWCYLPLYKGNKDEIITQFEMKGVEKVGLIKFDFLGLRTLTVLETAAQIVRRQKDKNFDYRQLPLEDAATFELLRSGNTAGVFQLESSGMREKLVQLRPTCFEDLIALVALYRPGPLESGMVDDFIKRKHGELNVTYELPELEPILKETYGIILYQEQVMQIAGIISGYSMGEADILRRAMGKKEPAVMAAQKERFCSGAVSRGFPLAKAEKLFHLIEKFAGYGFNKSHSAAYAYITYQTAYLKAHYPLEFLAALFTSEINSPTTLTKHIQEAREDGIVLLPPSLNASERDFTVEGSQIRFGLAGVKNVGDNAIKAILEARKKGPFISLGNFLERANQTKVNKKVLESLIQAGALDFLGINRARLFGGVEAALERAQVALKLQAARQMDMFGGLGEADLGEGDDWLPPVPEWDEQEKLAREKEALGIYLSGHPLAKYRQQLQALTDLTIDDLAEKPENGPVLLGGLIVAVKETMTKKGERMAFATLEDQVGSVEVVVFSDLYQRVATLLQSPLIPLLVRGTVSQEEKGPKLIAQDIRPLQTEAEKIPPALHLRLHTTGLDRDLLDRLHEILQRHRGPIPAFLHFISPQAPEQVLALPQHLQIRPSAALRDEVNLLFNYSALDY, from the coding sequence ATGGCAACCCCCGGTTTTGTTCACCTCCATGTCCATACCGCCTACAGCCTCCTGGACGGCGCCATTCGCTTAAATGATTTAATTGACACTGCCCTGAGTATGGAAATGCCGGCGGTGGCGATCACCGATCACGGCAACATGTTCGGAGTGGTTGAGTTCTATACCAAGGCCGAGAAAGCCGGTTTAAAACCGATCATCGGCTGCGAACTCTATGTCGCCCCCGGCAGTCGCTTGGAGAAAAGTGGCAAAAAAGGGGATAATTACCATTTGGTCCTTTTGGCCGAAAACCTTACCGGTTATCAGAACCTGCTCAAGTTGGTCAGCAAGGCCAATCTTGAAGGTTTCTACTACAAACCCCGCGTTGACCGAGAACTCCTGGCCGATCACGCCGAGGGCCTCATCGCCCTGAGCGCCTGTCTTCACGGGGTGGTAGCGGCCCATGTTGTCGCCGATGACCTCAAAACCGCTGAAATTGCGGCCAGGGAATACGGAGAAATCTTTCCGGGGCGCTTCTATCTGGAGGTACAGGCCAATGACCTGACCGAACAGCAGAAGGTCAATGCGGCTTTGTTGGAAATGGCGCCTAGATTGGGTCTGCCGGTGGTGGCCACCAACGATTGCCACTACCTGCGTCCGGAAGATGCCCGGGCTCATGACGTCCTCCTATGCATCCAAACCGGCAAGACCATCAACACCACCAAACGTATGCGTTTCAGCACCGATCAGCTTTTTTTTAAGAGTCCGGTCCAAATGGCTGCAGCCTTCCCGGATCGCCCGGACCTTTTGGAGGCCAGCCTGGAAATTGCCAACCGGTGTCAGCTTGAGCTGCCCTTGGGAGAATTTCACTTTCCGGTCTTCCCTCTGGAAAACGGCCAGACAATGGAGGCCCAACTACAACAAGAAGCCCGGCGGGGTCTGGAGCATCGCCTCCACCAGTGGCAATTATCCGGCGCCTGGCCGATGGAGAAAATTCAGCACTACCGGGCCAGGATGGAAGAGGAACTAGCTCTGCTCTGCCAGATGGGATTTGCCGGATATTTTCTGGTAGTGGCCGACTTTATCCGCTATGCCCGCAAGCGGCATATCCCGGTGGGGCCAGGCCGGGGCTCGGCGGCCGGCAGTCTGGTAGCCTGCGCCCTGGAAATCACCGACTTAGACCCTATTGCCTATGGCCTCTTTTTTGAACGCTTCCTCAATCCGGAACGCAAGAGCATGCCCGATATCGACGTGGACTTCTGTTTCGAACGCCGGGGAGAGATCATCGATTACGTCGCCCGCAAGTACGGCAAGGAGCACGTGGGGCAGATCATCACTTTCGGCAGTATGAAGACCCGACAGGTCATTCGCGACGTCGGCCGCGCCCTGGACTTGCCGTACCCGGAAGCGGACAAGATCGCCAAACTGGTGCCGGATGTCTTAAAGATTAATTTAAGGACGGCGCTGGAAAAGGAGCCCCGCCTGCGGGAAGCGCGCGACGCCGATGAGAACATTCGGGAAGTCCTAACCATCGCCGCCGCCCTGGAGGGTTTGCCGCGCCATGCCTCCACTCACGCTGCCGGTGTGGTCATTGCCGACAAGCCCTTATGGTGCTACCTTCCGCTTTATAAAGGCAACAAAGACGAAATTATCACCCAGTTTGAGATGAAAGGGGTAGAAAAAGTCGGCCTCATCAAGTTTGACTTTCTAGGTCTGCGCACCCTGACGGTATTGGAAACCGCGGCCCAGATCGTGCGGCGCCAGAAAGATAAAAATTTTGATTATCGCCAACTTCCCTTAGAGGATGCGGCAACTTTTGAACTATTGCGTTCGGGAAACACTGCCGGCGTCTTCCAGTTGGAAAGCAGCGGTATGCGGGAAAAACTAGTCCAGTTGCGCCCCACCTGTTTCGAAGACCTCATCGCCTTGGTAGCCCTGTATCGTCCCGGTCCCCTGGAAAGTGGGATGGTCGATGACTTCATTAAACGTAAACACGGGGAATTAAACGTCACCTACGAACTGCCGGAGTTGGAACCGATCCTGAAAGAGACGTATGGCATTATCTTATACCAGGAACAGGTGATGCAGATTGCCGGAATCATCTCTGGCTATTCCATGGGAGAGGCCGATATCCTGCGCCGGGCCATGGGCAAGAAAGAACCGGCGGTGATGGCGGCCCAAAAGGAGCGCTTCTGCAGCGGCGCTGTTTCCCGCGGCTTTCCTCTGGCCAAAGCCGAAAAGCTCTTTCATCTCATTGAAAAATTTGCCGGCTACGGCTTCAATAAATCGCACAGCGCTGCCTACGCCTACATTACATATCAGACCGCTTATTTAAAAGCCCACTATCCATTGGAGTTTCTGGCCGCTCTATTTACCAGCGAAATTAACAGTCCCACGACGCTCACCAAACACATCCAGGAAGCCCGAGAGGATGGGATTGTCTTACTGCCACCCAGTCTCAATGCCAGTGAGCGGGATTTTACCGTCGAGGGTAGCCAGATCCGCTTCGGCCTGGCCGGGGTAAAAAACGTCGGCGACAACGCTATCAAAGCTATCCTCGAGGCCAGAAAGAAAGGCCCTTTCATTTCCTTGGGGAATTTTTTAGAACGGGCGAATCAAACCAAAGTCAATAAAAAAGTCTTGGAATCACTCATCCAGGCCGGCGCCCTGGATTTTTTGGGGATCAATCGAGCCCGCCTCTTTGGTGGTGTTGAGGCCGCCCTGGAACGAGCGCAAGTTGCGCTGAAATTGCAGGCGGCTCGCCAGATGGATATGTTTGGCGGCCTCGGTGAAGCTGACCTCGGCGAAGGCGATGATTGGCTGCCTCCAGTCCCGGAGTGGGATGAACAGGAGAAACTGGCCCGCGAAAAAGAGGCGCTGGGTATTTATCTCTCGGGGCATCCCCTTGCAAAGTATCGACAGCAATTGCAGGCACTCACCGATCTGACCATTGATGATCTGGCGGAAAAACCGGAAAATGGACCGGTGCTTCTCGGCGGTCTGATAGTGGCGGTTAAAGAAACCATGACCAAAAAAGGCGAACGCATGGCTTTCGCCACCCTGGAAGATCAAGTGGGCTCGGTAGAGGTGGTGGTCTTTAGCGACCTCTATCAACGGGTGGCCACGCTTCTCCAATCACCTCTGATACCGTTGCTCGTTCGGGGAACAGTATCACAAGAAGAGAAAGGTCCGAAGTTGATCGCCCAGGATATTCGCCCCCTCCAAACCGAGGCCGAAAAAATCCCCCCGGCGCTCCACCTGCGCCTCCATACCACCGGACTGGACCGAGACCTTCTGGATCGCTTGCATGAAATTCTGCAGCGGCATCGCGGTCCCATCCCCGCCTTCCTGCATTTTATCTCACCTCAGGCACCCGAGCAGGTCCTGGCCCTGCCCCAACATCTGCAAATAAGGCCCTCTGCCGCCCTCAGAGACGAGGTTAATCTGCTTTTCAACTACTCGGCGTTAGACTACTGA
- a CDS encoding acetyl-CoA decarbonylase/synthase complex subunit delta, with product MTLAFEIPKGKYSGAIKPVTVGASNALTLGGETAYPFYLFEGQMPNKPRIAMEVWDIDPAEEWPAPVLEPFKDVVKDPAAWAQKCVKEYGAEAICLILKSTDPNGDNAPADAAAATAKKVADAVDVPLIVYGTSAVDKDAEVLAAVAEACVGKKLVLGPVQDKNFKKIGAQALAYDHSVSANTPIDVNLAKQLNILLGNLGVPESKILIDPTTGGLGYGMEYCYSVMERIRMAALTQDDDKLMLPMINYVGQEVWKVKECRQTNDEAPELGDQAKRGIMMEAITAASLLVAGSDLLIMRHPESIKLAKSLIEELS from the coding sequence GTGACCTTGGCTTTTGAGATTCCGAAGGGTAAGTATTCCGGCGCCATCAAACCGGTGACGGTGGGTGCCAGCAACGCTTTAACTCTGGGTGGTGAAACCGCCTACCCGTTCTATCTTTTTGAGGGGCAGATGCCCAATAAACCCCGTATCGCCATGGAGGTATGGGACATCGATCCGGCCGAAGAATGGCCGGCTCCGGTATTGGAGCCCTTCAAAGACGTTGTGAAGGATCCGGCGGCCTGGGCGCAGAAGTGTGTCAAAGAGTATGGAGCAGAGGCTATCTGTTTGATATTGAAGAGCACCGATCCGAATGGCGACAATGCTCCGGCGGACGCAGCCGCGGCCACGGCCAAGAAAGTAGCCGACGCTGTTGATGTACCTCTTATTGTGTATGGCACCAGTGCCGTAGATAAGGATGCTGAGGTTCTGGCGGCAGTGGCGGAGGCCTGTGTCGGCAAGAAATTAGTCCTTGGTCCCGTGCAGGATAAAAATTTCAAGAAAATCGGAGCCCAAGCCCTGGCCTACGATCATTCTGTGTCGGCCAACACCCCGATTGACGTCAACCTGGCAAAGCAGTTAAACATTCTTTTAGGCAACCTGGGTGTTCCTGAAAGCAAAATCCTTATTGATCCGACCACTGGTGGTCTGGGCTATGGCATGGAATACTGCTATTCCGTCATGGAGCGGATTCGGATGGCGGCCTTAACCCAGGATGATGACAAATTAATGTTGCCGATGATTAACTACGTCGGTCAAGAAGTTTGGAAGGTCAAGGAATGCCGTCAGACCAACGACGAAGCACCGGAATTAGGCGACCAGGCCAAGCGGGGTATCATGATGGAAGCCATAACGGCAGCCTCACTATTAGTAGCCGGCTCCGACCTGCTCATCATGAGACATCCTGAATCCATTAAACTGGCAAAATCTCTTATCGAGGAATTGTCCTAA
- the cooS gene encoding anaerobic carbon-monoxide dehydrogenase catalytic subunit yields MAEEVVKVESRTVDPAEQQMLKRAQAEGIETIWDRADKMKPCPIGSEGACCRICSQGPCRVPPPKKAKPGEEQKKQAVGVCGATAETIVARNFARMVAAGSAAHTDHARGVAHLFKEVAHGRAPGYELKDAGKLRAIARDYDVPLSVGEGDDKKSRSKEEIAQDLAEKVLAEFGQQSGELVFSSKRAPKKRVELWRGLDVMPRGFDREVVEIMHRTHMGVDQDYKNIIHQCTRCAISDGWGGSMLATELQDVLFGTPVPVLGDSNLGVLKEDHVNVIIHGHEPLLPELINAASQDPEMLEYAKSKGAKGIQLAGICCSANEILMRHGIPVAANFLGQELAIITGAVDAMVVDVQCQFQALASLVKCFHTKLITTDERGRIEGETMYIPFDDHHGPEIARKVLKEAIDNFPNRRAPVIIPEQKYPCVVGFSMETIRYLLGGSIRGSYYTLNDNIIGGRVRGIGGVVGCNNVRTLHDNAHLSMVKELIKNDVVVLTTGCNAIACAKEGLLTPEAAIKYCGAGLAEVCETVGIPPVLHMGSCVDNARILLAAAACVRAGGLGNDISDLPAAGAAPEWMSEKAISIGHYFVSSGVYTIFSAAWPTTGSEILTDYLFHGLESELGGMWDFELDPVVAAQKMIAHIDKKRAALGIDKARERVLFDMAMRREMETATGGE; encoded by the coding sequence ATGGCTGAAGAAGTTGTAAAAGTTGAGTCTCGTACCGTAGATCCGGCTGAACAGCAGATGCTGAAAAGGGCGCAGGCAGAGGGTATTGAAACCATTTGGGATCGGGCCGACAAAATGAAACCCTGTCCCATCGGCTCTGAAGGGGCTTGTTGTCGTATCTGTTCCCAGGGGCCGTGCCGGGTGCCGCCGCCCAAGAAGGCCAAGCCGGGCGAGGAACAGAAGAAACAGGCAGTGGGTGTGTGCGGCGCTACTGCCGAAACCATCGTGGCCCGTAATTTTGCCCGCATGGTGGCAGCCGGGTCGGCGGCGCATACCGATCACGCCCGTGGGGTAGCTCACCTGTTCAAAGAAGTGGCCCATGGCCGGGCTCCGGGTTATGAATTGAAGGACGCCGGCAAGTTAAGGGCAATCGCGCGGGATTATGACGTGCCTCTCTCTGTGGGCGAAGGAGATGACAAGAAATCTCGCTCCAAAGAGGAAATCGCCCAGGATCTGGCCGAAAAAGTTCTGGCCGAATTCGGTCAGCAAAGCGGCGAATTGGTATTCTCAAGCAAGCGGGCCCCCAAGAAACGGGTGGAACTCTGGCGGGGTCTGGATGTGATGCCCCGGGGTTTCGACCGGGAAGTGGTAGAAATTATGCATCGCACCCACATGGGGGTGGACCAGGATTACAAAAATATTATTCACCAGTGCACCCGCTGCGCCATTTCCGACGGTTGGGGCGGTTCCATGCTGGCCACCGAGCTGCAGGATGTGTTGTTCGGCACCCCGGTGCCGGTATTGGGCGACAGCAACCTGGGGGTGTTGAAAGAGGATCACGTTAACGTCATCATCCATGGCCATGAACCCCTGTTGCCGGAATTGATTAATGCTGCCAGCCAGGATCCCGAGATGCTTGAGTATGCCAAAAGCAAGGGCGCCAAAGGCATCCAGTTGGCCGGTATCTGTTGTTCGGCCAATGAGATTCTGATGCGCCATGGCATTCCGGTCGCAGCAAACTTCCTGGGCCAGGAACTGGCGATCATCACCGGCGCCGTGGACGCCATGGTGGTGGATGTGCAGTGTCAGTTCCAGGCATTAGCCTCTCTAGTCAAGTGTTTCCATACCAAGCTGATCACCACCGATGAACGGGGCCGGATCGAAGGGGAAACCATGTATATCCCCTTCGACGACCATCATGGGCCGGAGATTGCCCGCAAGGTCTTGAAAGAAGCGATCGATAACTTCCCCAACCGCAGAGCGCCGGTTATTATTCCGGAACAGAAGTACCCGTGCGTGGTAGGTTTCAGCATGGAGACCATCCGCTATCTGTTGGGCGGCTCCATCCGGGGTTCCTACTACACCCTGAATGACAACATCATCGGCGGCCGGGTTCGGGGTATCGGCGGCGTTGTGGGCTGCAACAACGTGCGCACCTTGCATGACAATGCCCATCTCTCCATGGTGAAAGAGTTAATCAAGAACGATGTCGTCGTGTTGACCACCGGCTGCAATGCCATCGCCTGCGCCAAGGAGGGTCTGTTGACCCCGGAAGCAGCAATCAAATACTGTGGCGCCGGGTTGGCGGAAGTGTGCGAGACGGTCGGTATCCCGCCGGTATTGCATATGGGTTCCTGTGTGGACAACGCCCGTATCCTGCTGGCCGCCGCGGCCTGCGTCAGGGCTGGCGGTTTGGGCAACGACATCAGCGACCTGCCGGCGGCTGGGGCAGCCCCCGAGTGGATGAGTGAAAAGGCCATCTCCATCGGTCACTACTTTGTGTCCTCCGGCGTTTACACTATCTTTTCGGCAGCTTGGCCCACCACCGGTTCCGAAATCCTCACCGATTACCTCTTCCACGGTCTGGAAAGTGAACTGGGCGGCATGTGGGATTTCGAGCTCGATCCAGTGGTAGCGGCTCAGAAGATGATTGCTCATATCGACAAGAAGCGGGCGGCCCTGGGTATCGACAAGGCCCGGGAACGCGTTCTCTTCGATATGGCAATGCGCCGTGAGATGGAAACGGCTACCGGCGGCGAGTAA